One window from the genome of bacterium encodes:
- a CDS encoding type II secretion system protein has translation MTSRTRGYTLLEMIVAVAIFAVVMLLASGAYYTLIALARDARATTNAVNTLYFAVEDMTRSIRTGTQYCTTGCFPSSFSFVDDENRTVTYSKNGTTLYRSVAGAGGTALTGVLTDPNVTITKLDFSLANLGAFPQPRVRIIIQGSVETGPGKTQSFSLETSATQRTLEAGSGL, from the coding sequence ATGACTTCCCGCACCCGGGGCTACACGCTCCTTGAAATGATCGTCGCCGTCGCGATTTTCGCGGTGGTGATGCTTCTTGCAAGCGGCGCGTACTACACCCTTATCGCGCTCGCGCGCGACGCGCGCGCGACCACGAACGCCGTCAACACGCTCTATTTCGCGGTCGAGGACATGACCCGCTCGATACGCACGGGCACCCAGTACTGCACGACGGGCTGCTTTCCCTCCTCCTTTTCTTTCGTCGACGACGAGAACCGGACCGTCACGTACAGCAAGAACGGGACGACCTTGTACCGGAGCGTCGCGGGAGCGGGCGGGACGGCGCTCACCGGCGTACTTACCGATCCCAACGTGACGATTACCAAACTCGATTTCAGCCTTGCGAACCTGGGCGCGTTCCCGCAGCCGAGAGTCCGCATCATCATCCAGGGATCGGTCGAGACGGGTCCGGGAAAGACGCAGTCCTTTTCGCTTGAGACAAGCGCGACCCAGCGCACGCTTGAGGCCGGCAGCGGACTATAG
- a CDS encoding PilT/PilU family type 4a pilus ATPase has translation MPTTHMKELLDTVIDEGGSDLHISAGNHPVLRIAGALVPLMQRPVLTAADTDALLAEILPPERLAAFKEHQSIDFSYAHGTKGRFRVNGYVVAGTTAIALRLIPHTIRTFTELNLPPILEVFAQRQQGFFLVVGPVGQGKSTTLAAMIERINETRAEHIVTIEDPVEYIFEPKKSLIHQREVRVDTPNFPTALTAAFREDVNVLMVGEMRGHETISAAVTAAETGHLVFSTLHTNDAAQTVDRIIDMFPANQQGQVRVQLAGSLAGIFSQRLVPRISGGLVPAFELLINNSAVSNLIRDGRTHEISTVIQTSSQEGMIDMDRSLAELVRKGEVTVEHAYERALDPKTFERYL, from the coding sequence ATGCCTACCACTCACATGAAGGAATTGCTCGACACCGTCATCGACGAAGGCGGTTCCGACCTGCACATCTCGGCGGGGAACCATCCGGTGCTCCGGATCGCGGGCGCGCTCGTTCCCCTGATGCAGCGGCCGGTCCTTACGGCCGCGGACACCGACGCCCTGCTTGCGGAAATACTTCCTCCCGAGCGCCTCGCGGCTTTCAAGGAGCATCAGAGCATCGACTTTTCATACGCGCACGGGACCAAGGGACGCTTCCGCGTGAACGGCTACGTCGTCGCGGGGACGACCGCTATCGCACTCCGGCTTATTCCGCACACGATCCGCACCTTCACGGAACTTAACCTGCCGCCCATCCTCGAGGTGTTCGCGCAGCGCCAGCAGGGCTTCTTCCTCGTCGTCGGACCCGTGGGGCAGGGGAAGTCGACCACGCTCGCGGCCATGATCGAGCGCATCAACGAGACGCGCGCCGAGCACATCGTCACGATCGAGGATCCGGTCGAGTACATTTTCGAACCGAAGAAATCGCTTATCCACCAAAGAGAGGTGCGCGTCGACACGCCGAATTTTCCGACCGCGCTCACGGCCGCCTTCCGCGAGGACGTGAACGTGCTCATGGTGGGGGAGATGCGCGGGCACGAGACCATTTCCGCCGCCGTCACCGCCGCCGAGACCGGGCACCTCGTCTTCTCGACGCTCCATACGAACGACGCGGCCCAGACGGTCGACCGCATCATCGACATGTTCCCGGCGAACCAGCAGGGGCAGGTGCGCGTGCAGCTTGCGGGATCCCTCGCGGGCATCTTTTCCCAGCGCCTCGTGCCGCGGATCTCCGGGGGCCTCGTCCCAGCCTTCGAGCTTCTCATAAACAACAGCGCGGTTTCGAACCTGATCCGCGACGGGCGTACCCACGAGATCAGCACCGTGATCCAGACTTCTTCCCAGGAGGGAATGATCGACATGGACCGCTCGCTCGCCGAACTCGTCCGCAAGGGCGAAGTCACCGTCGAGCATGCGTACGAGCGCGCGCTCGATCCGAAGACGTTCGAACGGTATCTCTAA
- a CDS encoding prepilin peptidase: MEVLLPIFFFCLGAIIASFMGVVVERINTGGSWVGGRSRCDACGKTLRAFDIVPVLSYAAARGRCRMCGTRVSWYGSASEIVLGTLFVLAYLKLGLSNGLPVFLFLLSSLLATVLYDLRHMFVPRPFFLAVAGSALVFAVLVAPSAMMLGAWLLGATAIGLAFFLLFFLSGGRAMGLGDAPIALSLSLAAGSAALSGLIFSFWIGAVVGIGLLVLVPRTRRMGVEVPFVPFLAAGFLLAYFTTWEPFSIIASLLGT, from the coding sequence GTGGAAGTTCTTCTCCCCATCTTTTTCTTCTGTCTCGGCGCGATCATCGCGAGCTTTATGGGCGTTGTCGTCGAGCGGATCAATACCGGGGGATCGTGGGTCGGCGGCCGTTCCCGCTGCGATGCGTGCGGGAAAACGCTTCGTGCGTTCGATATCGTTCCGGTTCTTTCGTACGCTGCGGCGCGCGGGCGCTGCCGGATGTGCGGCACGCGCGTTTCCTGGTACGGAAGCGCATCCGAAATAGTTCTCGGAACGCTGTTCGTTCTCGCATATCTCAAGCTCGGCCTCTCAAACGGACTTCCGGTCTTCCTGTTCCTTCTTTCGTCCCTGCTCGCGACCGTGCTCTATGACCTCCGTCATATGTTCGTCCCGCGGCCGTTTTTCCTCGCGGTAGCGGGAAGCGCGCTCGTATTCGCCGTACTGGTTGCGCCTTCAGCCATGATGCTTGGCGCATGGCTTCTTGGCGCGACCGCCATCGGTCTCGCGTTCTTCCTCCTGTTCTTCCTTTCCGGCGGGCGCGCCATGGGGCTCGGGGACGCACCGATAGCGCTTTCGCTCTCGCTTGCGGCCGGTTCCGCAGCGCTTTCCGGCCTCATCTTTTCCTTCTGGATCGGCGCGGTTGTCGGCATAGGGCTCTTGGTGCTTGTGCCGCGTACGCGTAGAATGGGGGTCGAGGTGCCTTTCGTCCCGTTTCTCGCCGCCGGCTTCCTCCTCGCCTACTTCACCACATGGGAACCCTTTTCGATCATCGCGTCGTTGCTCGGTACGTAA
- a CDS encoding type II secretion system F family protein, producing MLFNYHALDKDGHEREGTIEALSMDVAVSALQRRSLIVSSIAPIENKGILGVEISFFKGVSNKDVVILSRQIATLFEAQVSALRVFRLIASEVDNKYLGEVLTQVADDLQGGSPISRALARHPKVFSLFYVNMVRAGEESGKLSDTFVYLADYLDRNYAVVSKAKNALIYPAFVIATFIAVMSLMLTLVIPKISAILVDSGQPIPIYTKIVIGLSDAITHYGIILLLIIAAAVFFAYRSIQTPEGRLFFNQLLLSVPYLGGLYKKLYLSRIADNLSTMLLSGVPIIEVVEITGSVVGSAVYEDILKQVATDVKGGASLSEALGKHPEIPGIMIAMIRVGEETGELGNILTTLAKFYEREVTTAVDTLVDLIEPIMIVMLGLGVGTLLAAVLIPIYNLAGSY from the coding sequence ATGCTTTTTAACTACCACGCACTCGACAAGGACGGGCACGAACGGGAGGGGACCATCGAAGCCCTCTCGATGGATGTCGCGGTTTCCGCGCTCCAGCGCCGGAGCCTTATCGTCTCCTCGATAGCCCCCATAGAGAACAAAGGGATCCTCGGTGTCGAGATATCTTTTTTCAAGGGCGTCTCGAACAAGGATGTCGTGATTCTCTCGCGGCAGATCGCGACCTTGTTTGAGGCGCAGGTATCGGCGCTCCGCGTTTTCCGGCTCATCGCTTCCGAGGTCGATAACAAATATCTCGGCGAGGTGCTGACCCAGGTCGCGGACGATCTGCAGGGCGGAAGCCCGATCTCCCGGGCGCTCGCGCGCCATCCGAAGGTCTTCAGTCTTTTCTACGTGAACATGGTGCGCGCGGGCGAGGAGTCCGGGAAGCTCTCCGACACGTTCGTGTATCTCGCCGACTACCTCGACCGCAACTACGCCGTCGTCTCGAAGGCGAAGAACGCCCTTATCTATCCGGCGTTCGTCATCGCGACCTTCATCGCGGTGATGTCGCTCATGCTCACGCTCGTGATCCCGAAAATCAGCGCCATTCTCGTCGATTCGGGGCAGCCGATCCCTATCTATACGAAGATCGTGATCGGGCTCTCGGACGCGATCACGCACTACGGCATCATCCTGCTTCTTATAATCGCGGCCGCCGTATTTTTCGCATACCGCTCGATCCAGACGCCGGAAGGGCGGTTGTTCTTCAACCAGCTGCTCCTCTCGGTTCCGTATCTCGGCGGGCTCTATAAGAAGCTCTATCTCTCGCGCATCGCGGACAACCTCTCGACCATGCTTCTCTCGGGCGTTCCCATCATCGAGGTGGTCGAGATCACGGGCTCGGTCGTCGGAAGCGCCGTGTACGAGGATATCCTCAAGCAAGTTGCGACCGACGTGAAGGGCGGAGCCTCGCTTTCTGAAGCGCTCGGAAAGCACCCGGAGATCCCGGGCATCATGATCGCCATGATCCGGGTCGGCGAGGAGACGGGCGAGCTCGGCAATATCCTCACGACTCTCGCCAAATTCTACGAGCGCGAGGTGACGACCGCGGTCGATACGCTCGTCGATCTCATCGAACCGATCATGATCGTGATGCTCGGCCTTGGCGTCGGAACGCTTTTGGCCGCCGTGCTCATCCCGATCTATAATCTCGCGGGCAGCTACTAG
- a CDS encoding prepilin-type N-terminal cleavage/methylation domain-containing protein, protein MGTLFDHRVVARYVTGIARARGFTLIEMLAVLAIIVIITAIAFTGQSIFNRTLTLANTAYNVALSIRQAENYGIASRTFGSVRNAGYGVRFEAAVKNAYYFYADVNPVPGISGNCHCADTNCAALPDAKPGNCVYDASYGTPVRSELVSQYTFGSGISVKDFCGTAASGGATHCAAAAPNDLRALDIVFVRPNTQVTLTATQNNGTRLPLSQATVYLGAGTGQRCVTVSAIGQVSVPLACP, encoded by the coding sequence ATGGGAACCCTTTTCGATCATCGCGTCGTTGCTCGGTACGTAACCGGCATAGCCCGTGCCCGCGGCTTCACGCTGATCGAGATGCTCGCGGTGCTCGCGATCATCGTCATCATCACCGCGATCGCGTTTACCGGCCAGAGCATCTTCAACCGGACGCTTACGCTCGCGAACACCGCTTATAACGTCGCGCTTTCGATACGCCAGGCGGAAAACTACGGCATCGCGAGCCGCACGTTCGGGTCGGTGCGAAACGCGGGGTACGGCGTGCGCTTTGAGGCGGCGGTCAAAAACGCGTACTATTTCTATGCCGACGTGAATCCGGTCCCGGGCATCTCCGGCAACTGCCACTGCGCGGACACGAATTGCGCCGCGCTCCCGGACGCGAAGCCCGGGAACTGCGTCTATGACGCGTCGTACGGGACGCCCGTAAGAAGCGAACTCGTGAGCCAGTATACCTTCGGTTCCGGCATCAGCGTCAAGGACTTCTGCGGCACGGCCGCAAGCGGCGGCGCAACACACTGCGCGGCGGCGGCTCCAAACGACCTCCGGGCGCTCGATATCGTCTTCGTGCGGCCGAACACGCAGGTGACGCTTACCGCGACCCAGAATAACGGCACCCGCCTGCCGCTCTCGCAGGCAACCGTTTACCTTGGCGCCGGTACCGGGCAGCGCTGCGTGACCGTGAGCGCGATCGGCCAGGTGTCGGTGCCTCTTGCCTGCCCATGA
- a CDS encoding type II secretion system protein, with the protein MTNSRTLALRGFTLIELLVVIAIIGILSAVVLASLNTARSKGNDAAVKSNLVTVQTQAELFYDSNGSKYNTDGSTGVAVATCPTTGATMFAADPTIKAAIAAATSAGGTAVCYMKTDGQAYAIQVPLKAVANTYWCVDSTGQGKQEGAAMATGATACL; encoded by the coding sequence ATGACCAATTCCCGTACACTCGCGCTCCGGGGCTTCACCCTCATCGAGCTTCTCGTCGTGATCGCCATCATCGGCATTCTCTCTGCGGTGGTGCTCGCTTCCCTTAACACCGCGAGAAGCAAGGGGAACGATGCGGCGGTGAAATCGAACCTGGTGACCGTCCAAACCCAGGCCGAGCTCTTCTACGACAGCAACGGCAGCAAATACAATACGGACGGCTCGACCGGCGTTGCGGTTGCGACCTGTCCGACAACCGGCGCGACGATGTTCGCCGCGGACCCGACTATAAAGGCGGCAATCGCGGCCGCGACAAGCGCAGGCGGCACGGCGGTCTGCTATATGAAAACGGACGGCCAGGCGTATGCGATCCAGGTTCCACTTAAGGCAGTCGCGAACACGTATTGGTGCGTCGACAGCACGGGCCAGGGCAAGCAGGAGGGCGCGGCGATGGCAACCGGTGCGACCGCCTGTCTCTAG